The Candidatus Nitrosopumilus sp. SW genomic sequence GCAATTAGTGTTCCAATCAATGAAGATATTTTGTATGTTGCAGCTGAACCTGACTCTGATTATGGTACCCTGCCAAAAAAAATTCTTGAAATTGTTAATTCCTAGTACGATCTTTTAGTGAATCTATAAATAGAATTTACATAAGGAAAGTTTGTGCCAGTAGACCCTGTTTGTGGAATTGAGCTTGATGAAGAGTTAGCATTGTTACATGAACATGATGGAAAAAAATTCTATTTTTGTTGTAACGGTTGTAGACGAATATTTATCAAAAAACCTCGTAAATACAAATAGTGTCAGATTGGAAAAGCTCCGCACATTCTACAAAATTTAGAGTTCTCAACTTTATGTTTGCAATAAGGACACACACTTTTTGCACCTTTGTCTACTGGGGAGCCGTATAATTTCTTAAAAATTTCATAATAATGCATTGATTCTCTACTTCTAATAATGACATCATCTTCTTTTTCAACCGTTAATTTTTTCTCAACGTATTTTTCTTCTTC encodes the following:
- a CDS encoding YHS domain-containing protein, which produces MPVDPVCGIELDEELALLHEHDGKKFYFCCNGCRRIFIKKPRKYK